The Juglans regia cultivar Chandler chromosome 1, Walnut 2.0, whole genome shotgun sequence nucleotide sequence TAGCATTAATGATGATGGCAAAAACGAGCTTAAGACTATAAATGATGTCACAGTGgagaaaatggaagagaagGCGAGTATTCCGGCAATGGAGGGACCCTAGTATGTGTGCTTTCAAGGGGACTGCAGTTTATTAGGTCCTAGATATAGCTCAATAGTTTTGTAGTACGttacaagaacaagaaaaaaaaaaaaaaactaataatcaTGTTACATGCTCATGAATCATCAGATAGTTGTTAGTCATGTTCTCTTGCCcctattattttgtaaattactGAAAAAGGCCACATTTGTGACCAGTCATTATGCCATACCGAAGTGTTCAACTAAATACATTTGGACAAAAGAAACCAGTCACTGAATTGCAGATACAAAAACAAAGGTACGCGGTTGCAGATTTTCTTCTGAGCAATTTAAACGCAATTCATGCTCCCTGACGAGAACCACAAGAAAATTTGGAGCCAATCATGATATAAAGTTTAATATGTCACGAAGTCCATTGAGAAAATTATGCAAACTATGAAAAGCTTCAAGCTTACTAAATTGGCAAGAGAATACATATCTGGAAAAATGTTCCTTAAACAACAAACCAGATATAAGTAGCTTAAAGCTGATCTCAGAACAAGTGAATATGCTCTTGAAAAGAATCATTTAGCAGGAGCAGGTAAGTGACTTATGACCAAGGGGGGACGTAAAGCGCAGTGGTTTGCATCCTTTTGCCTGCGAGCCTTATACATCTCTTCCGTCTCTATCGCTACCAATCTCTTGACCTAATCAGATCATAAAATTTACTAATCAGAAACCAAGTACCGGATTACACATTTTAAGTAATGAATGAATTGCGGGCTACATTGAAACCTGTTGGAGCATTCCCCTGACAGTAGGAGTATTCCATCGCATGACGGTTCGGTTGCACTTGCGCAGACGCAATGCCTCTAAAGTGCGCCTGTGAAGTCTCCTGGTCCCTGGAATGCCCCTCACCAAACTTATATACAGGTTAGGGCTCCATGCAATTGGGACGCAGGCCTTGTAAGCCTTGAATGCATTCATGTCTTCACTTAAGATCTACAAAATCCACAACAATCCCAGAGCATTAATCCAATATACTTCTCTTTGttcaaaatgaaaaggaaatgaagaaagCCTCAACAaccatttattttcaaaattattcaaGTAGAATTTCTCTTCTTACGTGTAAAATACCTATTAAAAAaccatttattttcaaaattagttTACcttgtttttataagtaaaactatATTGATAGATAAaggcatagtccaagtataCAAGAAGTATACACAGAATACACCTAGCAACCAATAAGCACCAGTGATGGATACAAGCAAACTATGAAGACTATCCCCATTACAAACAATGATAGAAGCCAAAGAAAATAGAGTGTTGACAAAGAATCACTTCAACTCGTCCAGGGAACGCTCCCAGTCTTCGAAGcaccatttctctccatccaAAAGCACCGCATAATACAAggaggaatcattttccacacagCAGGAATGTGAGTATTGCCCCCAAGGCCTTTCCAACACCAAATAATATCCACAACCCTTCCAGCCATAACACATGCCACACCAATCCGGTTGAAGATATCATCCCATAGAAACCTGGCCACCTCTAAATGTGACAAAAGATGATCCACAGTCTCCCCGTTTTTCTTACATAAGTAACACCAATCTATAATGATAAGACCCCAATTTCTCAGATTGTCAACGGTGAAGATTTTTCACAAGGGAAGCAGTCCAACCAAAAAAGCAATCTTGGGAGGTACCTTGCatctccaaatactcttccaaggaaagtgGTTACTATGATGACCCAAAAGagccttgttttttttttataagtaaaaatattgtatatatcaaaaggagaaaccaggtacactgaatgtatacaagaaaacaccttgcccaaaatgacccaacaagcccctaatgacccaaaaagcccataaaaaaaccAACCCAAAGTACACCAGACCCGACCCCAAtccttgtttcccgtagaactaaaactctacccgaacaccaaccccaacacctTGATACCTGTCTTCACAataccctccctttagacttccctctagttgaactaccacccttagcatcgtagttgattgtCGAAAAGAGACGCTGTAACTCCCTACTTttcttgaagcttgatttggtttcaagtgtgcGGCTTGCCTCGATCGTAGTAATTAGTTCGTTAAATttgtcttcacatcctccatgtgaaattcccacgaactgctgaatctcgttaactttaggtaGAATCCAATctgctattggaggaagagagaccaggggagccacAATGTCCCCATCAACCTGCACTCCCGACTTTAGACAATcctctacacaaggcaccaatTCCAAGCCCATTGGTTCTCCAATAACTCCATTGGTTATCTCCAATGGTATCGGGgtccccattggagattctAGGGTGACAATAAATCCCTTCACCTCTGGGATGATAGCGgatcctacatctccttcagatCTCGGCAGTACacctttttccttcaactctaaCGAAGGAGTCATAGTTTCTTCCAGGACCAAGGGTGTAATACCGACTATCGATCTATCCTGTGTAACACGAggcgaatgacattccattaTTGATGTCTCTATGCCAATACCCGATGTAGACCAAAAGAGCCTTGTAAAAGGATTGCCTGAGAATCTTTTACTTCCACCTGAGTCCAAATCATCCCATCCTCCACCACATTACTAATATCATAGCAtatagaaaaccaaaaaaatcagCAAAGGTTCCAAATTCCTAATCCTGAGCTGCTCTCATGAAACAAACATTCCACTAAGTAGAGCCATGGGAGCAATCCAACAAATCAGCCACCATAGCCTCTTTATCACTTGCAAACTGAAGGAGAGTGGGGACAACACACTTAAGGGCCCTctcaccacaccaaacatcatgcctGAGATAAACACTAGAGCCTctaccaaaattattttaactacatttgttttcattttatatatctccTTGTGACATCAAAAACCATTacctaatatattattttgggataagTATGGCCTAATACTTCAAGTTCAAACAAAGCATAACCAGTGGTCTTCTCCATTCAAAATTTACTTTTCCATCTAGACTTTGTTAAAACTAGTAGCCAGTCACAGAGAAAAATTCCGACAAGGAAATCAGAAATATCCTCATCACAGCCTACAGTTATATGGACATATCATCCATAACCCAACTGTAGACTCAACAAGACCCAGGGGGAAAACATAATCCATTTGCTACAAAAATGTTTCTTTCTAGAACAATGACATCTCATAATGTATCATTACCCACTTAATAACTCAGTTAAGCCATCAAATTTACACGGTAATTAGTTAAAAAGATACCAAACCAATTTTAGTGGCCTAAGAAAAGTTTCCTCacaaaaatttcattcaaatagaaatataaatatatcccGACTTACGGCAACACATTAATATGGGAAAaaaggaacaagaaaaagaaaaggacccAATTTTGTTCACACAGATCAGCCTCGTGAAAACATTGAGTTCTCTTAGTTTTTCACGGTTTCCCATTCCATTATTTCAATTAATCCATCCAATTTATATACAAATCACCGAGAAATTAGGTTATGGtctcggattgaacccctaacaTAATTAAGGGTTTCTgtccgaaaccctaaaatgtACATAGCATAAACATCCAAAGAGAAAAATCGCAATTCAATTTCACAGCATCCATAATCCATTCAATATAATCCCATCGTCCATTGAACATAATCCCAACCTCCTTCGATTTCAGTACATCTATACGAATGGACCGattttgagataaattatttttgtttcgagCTACTTACGATGGAATTGACGGCTACGGCGACGGCCACTGagttgagagaaaagagagagacggTGACTGAGAGACCGAGACGAGAGACGGGAAGAGAGAGCCGCGCGGGGAAGAGGGGAGAGGGGCGTTGCGGAACCCAAGTGTGATtctaaaacggcgtcgttttgtaCATTTAAAAACGACGTGgtttcaattaaatttttcttaactcCCAACCCGCCGGCGAACAAAGGAAGAAAGCATAGTCAACAATGAAGAACACTACGGTGTTCCTTGCTCGAAGAATAACCAAGGTCACCAGCCCAGTCTCGACACTACGATATTACTGTtcaactccctctccctcctctcCTTCCCGCAAGAATAGGCTCTTTGTTGGAGGTTCATCTCTCTGTCCCTCCAGAAATCAAATCCAGTTTACATTTTTCAGTTCTATTTCCTAGTTCTTTTGGTATGGAGCATGCTCATACGATGATGATAATGGCTTTTGGGTGTTGCAGGCTTGTCGTGGTCGGTGGAAGAGAAGTCCCTGAAGGACGCTTTTTCTTCCTATGGGGAGGTCACTGGAGGTAATATCTGTTCTAGGATggaacttcattttctttcatcgTTCGTAAGTTATTCGACTAAAGGTCTGAACGATCTCTAACAGATCACTCTTACGTGAAAGGTTCAATTTCATTACTACCTAATGAGAATTTTTCCTCCGAACTTTTTAGTGTATCAATCAACTAATCAAGTACGTATTATATTTCACTAACGTTCGCAtaattcacgaattgcaccctcAAAGTATTCCCATTAATGTTCGAGCCGTTTGACATGACCTAAGCACTTCATGGATTCGCACACGCTTGCTCAGACTTGGGCTTTTAAGTGCTTTCTAGATATGTGAAAGGAGCATCAATGGCCTCTTTATATGGGATTTCTTACTTCCACGAAGGAGTTAAGTATAAAATGACTTTGTTTGTCAATTTCTTTCGGTAATCAGGGCAGAAGACACTCATTTAGTACTCCAATTGTCTATGATAGAGACACCTAATGCTTTATCTGTTGTCATCCCAATATCCAAAATACAAACATATGTGCTTCTCATTGTGTACAGTAATGATATCAGAACTAGACAGGTATCTTGAGGAGTTCATTTGATTCAATCTCTTACAGTTTTCTTTAGATTTTCTATACAGATTATGGCCTATTTTTCAATCCATATTAATCACAATTTCTAAATCATGctactgttttatttttagtgaaTATAGTGTATGACAAAGACTCCGGTAGGTCTAGAGGCTTTGGGtttgttgatttttcaaaagaagatgACGCCCGAAGTGCAAAAGACGCCATGGATGGGAAGGTGAGTTACAGCTTATAATCATCGTATTCTTGAAGTGCACGttagtgtatatatttttttatgataagtgATAACTGCTACTGATCGGGGTGTTTTTGGTTGTAGGCACTGTTAGGCAGGCCACTGAGGA carries:
- the LOC109001829 gene encoding 50S ribosomal protein L30-like, with the translated sequence MNAFKAYKACVPIAWSPNLYISLVRGIPGTRRLHRRTLEALRLRKCNRTVMRWNTPTVRGMLQQVKRLVAIETEEMYKARRQKDANHCALRPPLVISHLPAPAK
- the LOC109001818 gene encoding glycine-rich RNA-binding protein 4, mitochondrial, with amino-acid sequence MKNTTVFLARRITKVTSPVSTLRYYCSTPSPSSPSRKNRLFVGGLSWSVEEKSLKDAFSSYGEVTGVNIVYDKDSGRSRGFGFVDFSKEDDARSAKDAMDGKALLGRPLRITFALEKVRGGPVVVPRLT